The following are encoded together in the Triticum dicoccoides isolate Atlit2015 ecotype Zavitan chromosome 6B, WEW_v2.0, whole genome shotgun sequence genome:
- the LOC119324197 gene encoding autophagy-related protein 11-like isoform X1, with protein MSSGSAVTAGGSAGAEGAALGQKLMVHVAENGHSMEFECGGGTRVEAIQRAIEHVCGVPPADQLLLCGNIPLDGANHLAHYNLPRDDREVFLYNKARLHADSPPPAPESIDIPEPSIPPPPRPQDTALEVSADPALKALVSYEVRFRYDFQVANALYQSSVAKYEVCRRLLREWQVQERALDMARSNLEQAFRKPSLRYSNFMRSFAQQHRGYVEVLSTFERDVQRLRAIKLHPHLQCEGRRCLLDLMDENRLRKLADEYVSSQKGFEDFVLPLKAKFLELKRRVESLLNSMSSSAWKDLEALIKEHHRVIGDQKSIMQSLSKDVDTSKKLVDECSRSQLSASVRPHDAVSAVGRIYEVHEKDNLPSVRKFDRMLTNLLQKCKTKKNETNTLVHVCVKGVKSAQIDIKDMMMSQFILYEEAIDSRDKEFSYLKLLGGLGHAYKACLAEVVRRRHSFKLYTGLAGQLAEKLAAEREVEIRRREVFLRTWRKYIRGEIMGSMGLFGSPSQCDVNIAPFDCDLLPIDVDDLEKLAPRSLVGSLSKPERSQQHKSSSSDSSTTGNFINTEQNSLNTDGQMDSQDFFGGCDTVDITGTSVLEVENARLKAELASAIAVLCTFGAEYAHESIDEGQNDNVLRNSREKTAQALSAKDEYANQLQSVLKAKQEQCLSFEKRIQELEEQLANQYIHGQMVSGSKSASDSLLSTFKGNDCNLDGGRQTHLRDESSVAMDETSSTSEQPSKQTEGGDENMTDVSGALNLQLLNSAGCGNLDAPMAEFSRDNEHKVVNIDKEGQMLTQLTMVDTSDIPVEGPLGILNSKANEHHTLEFRNNELFVSELQNTIDKKSKQLDEAESKLSSVMGEVNSLKEELENARVLLDESQINCAHLENCLHEAREEARTNKCSADRRAVEYDALRSSALRIHGLFERLNNCVTAPGMSGFAESLRSLALSLASSVKKDEADSTTQFQQCIKILADKVSFLSRQSEELIERYSRVEAAHGILIKELEEKKTLVNNLYSKFQLEKQASKEKISVGHFDVHELAVFVRNPAGHYEAINRSRSNYYLSEESVALFTEPHLPRQPAYIIGQIVHIERRAVKHTDQNEASPRPGAHRRSAPNSNPYGLPAGREYFVVTVAMLPDTAATAR; from the exons ATGAGTTCCGGGTCGGCGGTGACGGCGGGCGGCAGCGCCGGCGCGGAGGGCGCGGCGCTGGGGCAGAAGCTGATGGTGCACGTGGCGGAGAACGGCCACAGCATGGAGTTCGAGTGCGGGGGCGGCACGCGAGTCGAGGCCATCCAGCGCGCCATCGAGCACGTCTGCGGCGTCCCGCCCGCCGACCAGCTCCTCCTCTGCGGCAACATCCCTCTCGACGGCGCCAACCACCTCGCCCACTACAACCTCCCCCGCGACGACCGCGAGGTCTTCCTCTACAACAAGGCCCGCCTCCATGCCGACTCGCCGCCACCGGCGCCGGAGTCTATCGACATCCCTGAGCCATCtattccgccgccgccccggccgcagGACACCGCACTGGAGGTGTCTGCTGACCCGGCCTTGAAGGCGCTGGTGTCTTACGAAGTCAGGTTCAGGTATGACTTCCAGGTGGCCAACGCGCTGTACCAATCTAGCGTGGCCAAGTACGAGGTGTGCAGGAGGCTGCTGCGGGAGTGGCAGGTGCAGGAGCGTGCTCTGGACATGGCTAGGAGCAACCTGGAGCAAGCATTCCGCAAGCCCTCACTGCGCTATTCAAATTTCATGCGATCCTTTGCTCAGCAGCACCGTGGATACGTTGAAGTTCTGTCAACCTTCGAGAGAGATGTGCAGAGGTTGCGTGCTATTAAGCTGCATCCACACCTGCAATGCGAGGGCAGACGGTGCTTGCTGGACCTTATGGATGAGAATAGACTGAGGAAGCTGGCAGATGAGTATGTAAGCTCACAGAAGGGTTTCGAGGATTTTGTCTTGCCGCTGAAGGCAAAATTTCTGGAGTTAAAGAGGAGGGTGGAGAGCTTGTTGAACTCTATGAGCTCGAGTGCATGGAAGGATCTGGAGGCGCTGATAAAAGAGCATCATAGAGTCATCGGTGACCAGAAGAGCATCATGCAGTCTCTAAG TAAAGATGTCGATACATCAAAGAAGCTTGTTGATGAATGCTCAAGGAGCCAGCTGTCTGCTTCTGTCCGACCTCATGATGCAGTTTCAGCAGTTGGTCGTATCTATGAGGTACATGAAAAGGATAATTTGCCCAGCGTACGTAAGTTTGACCGCATGCTTACAAACTTGCTTCAGAAATGCAAGACCAAGAAAAATGAAACAAATACTTTAGTACATGTTTGCGTGAAAGGGGTCAAATCTGCTCAAATTGATATCAAGGACATGATGATGAGTCAGTTCATTTTATACGAAGAGGCAATAGATAGTCGAGACAAAGaattttcttatctgaaactactgGGTGGCTTGGGCCATGCATACAAGGCTTGTCTTGCCGAGGTCGTGCGAAGAAGGCATTCTTTCAAGCTGTATACTGGCTTGGCTGGACAGCTTGCTGAAAAACTAGCAGCAGAGCGTGAAGTGGAGATAAGGAGACGCGAGGTTTTCCTTCGTACATGGCGTAAGTACATTCGAGGAGAAATCATGGGTTCCATGGGTCTGTTTGGTTCACCTAGCCAGTGTGATGTAAACATTGCACCGTTTGATTGCGATCTACTGCCAATTGATGTTGATGATCTGGAAAAGCTTGCCCCCCGGTCTTTAGTGGGGTCTCTTTCGAAACCTGAGAGATCACAGCAACATAAGTCTTCATCAAGTGATTCTAGTACCACTGGAAATTTCATTAACACCGAACAAAACAGTCTGAATACTGATGGCCAAATGGATTCCCAGGATTTTTTTGGGGGCTGTGATACTGTTGATATAACAGGGACTAGTGTATTAGAAGTGGAGAACGCCAGATTAAAAGCAGAACTTGCTTCTGCAATTGCAGTTCTCTGCACTTTTGGCGCTGAATACGCACATGAATCTATTGATGAAGGGCAGAATGATAATGTGTTGAGAAATTCAAGAGAGAAAACAGCTCAGGCACTTTCCGCAAAGGATGAATATGCCAACCAGCTTCAGTCAGTGTTGAAGGCAAAGCAGGAGCAGTGCTTGTCCTTTGAAAAGCGTATACAGGAGCTTGAGGAACAATTAGCGAATCAGTACATACACGGGCAAATGGTTTCAGGAAGCAAAAGCGCATCAGATTCCCTCCTTTCTACATTTAAAGGTAATGACTGCAACCTGGATGGAGGTAGGCAAACCCATCTGCGTGACGAATCAAGTGTGGCTATGgatgagacatcatcaacatctgaaCAGCCATCTAAGCAAACAGAAGGTGGTGATGAGAATATGACTGACGTTTCAGGTGCACTGAACTTGCAATTACTTAACTCAGCAGGATGCGGTAATCTGGATGCTCCCATGGCAGAATTTTCACGTGATAATGAACATAAGGTTGTCAATATTGATAAGGAAGGGCAGATGTTGACTCAGCTCACTATGGTGGATACTTCGGATATTCCTGTAGAAGGTCCTCTTGGCATCTTAAACTCCAAAGCCAATGAACATCATACTTTGGAGTTTAGGAATAACGAGCTCTTTGTGTCAGAGTTGCAAAACACAATAGATAAAAAATCAAAACAGTTGGATGAGGCAGAAAGTAAACTTAGCTCTGTGATGGGCGAAGTTAACTCTCTGAAGGAAGAACTTGAAAATGCCCGTGTTCTACTTGACGAGTCTCAG ATTAATTGTGCGCACCTGGAAAACTGCTTGCATGAGGCAAGGGAAGAGGCTCGTACCAACAAATGTTCCGCTGATAGAAGGGCTGTTGAGTATGATGCTCTGAGGTCATCTGCTCTGAGGATACATGGTCTGTTTGAAAGGCTAAATAACTGCGTCACCGCACCGGGCATGTCTGGCTTTGCAGAGTCTCTGCGTTCTTTAGCCCTCTCCTTAGCAAG TTCTGTAAAGAAGGATGAAGCTGATTCTACCACTCAGTTCCAGCAATGCATTAAGATCCTTGCAGACAAGGTTAGTTTCCTGTCACGGCAGAGTGAGGAGCTGATAGAACGCTACTCAAGGGTGGAAGCAGCACATGGGATTCTTATAAAAGAGTTGGAGGAGAAGAAAACACTGGTCAACAATCTATATAGTAAATTTCAACTGGAAAAACAG GCCAGCAAGGAGAAGATATCGGTTGGCCATTTCGACGTCCATGAGCTTGCGGTGTTTGTCCGGAACCCTGCTGGGCACTACGAGGCAATCAACCGGAGCCGGTCAAACTACTACCTCTCTGAGGAGTCGGTGGCCCTGTTCACGGAGCCCCACCTTCCTCGGCAGCCCGCCTACATAATCGGCCAGATCGTGCACATTGAGCGGCGCGCGGTAAAGCACACTGACCAGAACGAAGCCTCGCCGCGCCCTGGCGCCCATCGGCGGTCTGCGCCGAACAGCAACCCCTACGGCCTGCCGGCAGGCCGCGAGTACTTCGTGGTGACGGTGGCGATGCTGCCTGACACTGCTGCCACTGCTCGTTGA
- the LOC119324197 gene encoding autophagy-related protein 11-like isoform X2 — translation MSSGSAVTAGGSAGAEGAALGQKLMVHVAENGHSMEFECGGGTRVEAIQRAIEHVCGVPPADQLLLCGNIPLDGANHLAHYNLPRDDREVFLYNKARLHADSPPPAPESIDIPEPSIPPPPRPQDTALEVSADPALKALVSYEVRFRYDFQVANALYQSSVAKYEVCRRLLREWQVQERALDMARSNLEQAFRKPSLRYSNFMRSFAQQHRGYVEVLSTFERDVQRLRAIKLHPHLQCEGRRCLLDLMDENRLRKLADEYVSSQKGFEDFVLPLKAKFLELKRRVESLLNSMSSSAWKDLEALIKEHHRVIGDQKSIMQSLSKDVDTSKKLVDECSRSQLSASVRPHDAVSAVGRIYEVHEKDNLPSVRKFDRMLTNLLQKCKTKKNETNTLVHVCVKGVKSAQIDIKDMMMSQFILYEEAIDSRDKEFSYLKLLGGLGHAYKACLAEVVRRRHSFKLYTGLAGQLAEKLAAEREVEIRRREVFLRTWRKYIRGEIMGSMGLFGSPSQCDVNIAPFDCDLLPIDVDDLEKLAPRSLVGSLSKPERSQQHKSSSSDSSTTGNFINTEQNSLNTDGQMDSQDFFGGCDTVDITGTSVLEVENARLKAELASAIAVLCTFGAEYAHESIDEGQNDNVLRNSREKTAQALSAKDEYANQLQSVLKAKQEQCLSFEKRIQELEEQLANQYIHGQMVSGSKSASDSLLSTFKGNDCNLDGGRQTHLRDESSVAMDETSSTSEQPSKQTEGGDENMTDVSGALNLQLLNSAGCGNLDAPMAEFSRDNEHKVVNIDKEGQMLTQLTMVDTSDIPVEGPLGIELQNTIDKKSKQLDEAESKLSSVMGEVNSLKEELENARVLLDESQINCAHLENCLHEAREEARTNKCSADRRAVEYDALRSSALRIHGLFERLNNCVTAPGMSGFAESLRSLALSLASSVKKDEADSTTQFQQCIKILADKVSFLSRQSEELIERYSRVEAAHGILIKELEEKKTLVNNLYSKFQLEKQASKEKISVGHFDVHELAVFVRNPAGHYEAINRSRSNYYLSEESVALFTEPHLPRQPAYIIGQIVHIERRAVKHTDQNEASPRPGAHRRSAPNSNPYGLPAGREYFVVTVAMLPDTAATAR, via the exons ATGAGTTCCGGGTCGGCGGTGACGGCGGGCGGCAGCGCCGGCGCGGAGGGCGCGGCGCTGGGGCAGAAGCTGATGGTGCACGTGGCGGAGAACGGCCACAGCATGGAGTTCGAGTGCGGGGGCGGCACGCGAGTCGAGGCCATCCAGCGCGCCATCGAGCACGTCTGCGGCGTCCCGCCCGCCGACCAGCTCCTCCTCTGCGGCAACATCCCTCTCGACGGCGCCAACCACCTCGCCCACTACAACCTCCCCCGCGACGACCGCGAGGTCTTCCTCTACAACAAGGCCCGCCTCCATGCCGACTCGCCGCCACCGGCGCCGGAGTCTATCGACATCCCTGAGCCATCtattccgccgccgccccggccgcagGACACCGCACTGGAGGTGTCTGCTGACCCGGCCTTGAAGGCGCTGGTGTCTTACGAAGTCAGGTTCAGGTATGACTTCCAGGTGGCCAACGCGCTGTACCAATCTAGCGTGGCCAAGTACGAGGTGTGCAGGAGGCTGCTGCGGGAGTGGCAGGTGCAGGAGCGTGCTCTGGACATGGCTAGGAGCAACCTGGAGCAAGCATTCCGCAAGCCCTCACTGCGCTATTCAAATTTCATGCGATCCTTTGCTCAGCAGCACCGTGGATACGTTGAAGTTCTGTCAACCTTCGAGAGAGATGTGCAGAGGTTGCGTGCTATTAAGCTGCATCCACACCTGCAATGCGAGGGCAGACGGTGCTTGCTGGACCTTATGGATGAGAATAGACTGAGGAAGCTGGCAGATGAGTATGTAAGCTCACAGAAGGGTTTCGAGGATTTTGTCTTGCCGCTGAAGGCAAAATTTCTGGAGTTAAAGAGGAGGGTGGAGAGCTTGTTGAACTCTATGAGCTCGAGTGCATGGAAGGATCTGGAGGCGCTGATAAAAGAGCATCATAGAGTCATCGGTGACCAGAAGAGCATCATGCAGTCTCTAAG TAAAGATGTCGATACATCAAAGAAGCTTGTTGATGAATGCTCAAGGAGCCAGCTGTCTGCTTCTGTCCGACCTCATGATGCAGTTTCAGCAGTTGGTCGTATCTATGAGGTACATGAAAAGGATAATTTGCCCAGCGTACGTAAGTTTGACCGCATGCTTACAAACTTGCTTCAGAAATGCAAGACCAAGAAAAATGAAACAAATACTTTAGTACATGTTTGCGTGAAAGGGGTCAAATCTGCTCAAATTGATATCAAGGACATGATGATGAGTCAGTTCATTTTATACGAAGAGGCAATAGATAGTCGAGACAAAGaattttcttatctgaaactactgGGTGGCTTGGGCCATGCATACAAGGCTTGTCTTGCCGAGGTCGTGCGAAGAAGGCATTCTTTCAAGCTGTATACTGGCTTGGCTGGACAGCTTGCTGAAAAACTAGCAGCAGAGCGTGAAGTGGAGATAAGGAGACGCGAGGTTTTCCTTCGTACATGGCGTAAGTACATTCGAGGAGAAATCATGGGTTCCATGGGTCTGTTTGGTTCACCTAGCCAGTGTGATGTAAACATTGCACCGTTTGATTGCGATCTACTGCCAATTGATGTTGATGATCTGGAAAAGCTTGCCCCCCGGTCTTTAGTGGGGTCTCTTTCGAAACCTGAGAGATCACAGCAACATAAGTCTTCATCAAGTGATTCTAGTACCACTGGAAATTTCATTAACACCGAACAAAACAGTCTGAATACTGATGGCCAAATGGATTCCCAGGATTTTTTTGGGGGCTGTGATACTGTTGATATAACAGGGACTAGTGTATTAGAAGTGGAGAACGCCAGATTAAAAGCAGAACTTGCTTCTGCAATTGCAGTTCTCTGCACTTTTGGCGCTGAATACGCACATGAATCTATTGATGAAGGGCAGAATGATAATGTGTTGAGAAATTCAAGAGAGAAAACAGCTCAGGCACTTTCCGCAAAGGATGAATATGCCAACCAGCTTCAGTCAGTGTTGAAGGCAAAGCAGGAGCAGTGCTTGTCCTTTGAAAAGCGTATACAGGAGCTTGAGGAACAATTAGCGAATCAGTACATACACGGGCAAATGGTTTCAGGAAGCAAAAGCGCATCAGATTCCCTCCTTTCTACATTTAAAGGTAATGACTGCAACCTGGATGGAGGTAGGCAAACCCATCTGCGTGACGAATCAAGTGTGGCTATGgatgagacatcatcaacatctgaaCAGCCATCTAAGCAAACAGAAGGTGGTGATGAGAATATGACTGACGTTTCAGGTGCACTGAACTTGCAATTACTTAACTCAGCAGGATGCGGTAATCTGGATGCTCCCATGGCAGAATTTTCACGTGATAATGAACATAAGGTTGTCAATATTGATAAGGAAGGGCAGATGTTGACTCAGCTCACTATGGTGGATACTTCGGATATTCCTGTAGAAGGTCCTCTTGGCATC GAGTTGCAAAACACAATAGATAAAAAATCAAAACAGTTGGATGAGGCAGAAAGTAAACTTAGCTCTGTGATGGGCGAAGTTAACTCTCTGAAGGAAGAACTTGAAAATGCCCGTGTTCTACTTGACGAGTCTCAG ATTAATTGTGCGCACCTGGAAAACTGCTTGCATGAGGCAAGGGAAGAGGCTCGTACCAACAAATGTTCCGCTGATAGAAGGGCTGTTGAGTATGATGCTCTGAGGTCATCTGCTCTGAGGATACATGGTCTGTTTGAAAGGCTAAATAACTGCGTCACCGCACCGGGCATGTCTGGCTTTGCAGAGTCTCTGCGTTCTTTAGCCCTCTCCTTAGCAAG TTCTGTAAAGAAGGATGAAGCTGATTCTACCACTCAGTTCCAGCAATGCATTAAGATCCTTGCAGACAAGGTTAGTTTCCTGTCACGGCAGAGTGAGGAGCTGATAGAACGCTACTCAAGGGTGGAAGCAGCACATGGGATTCTTATAAAAGAGTTGGAGGAGAAGAAAACACTGGTCAACAATCTATATAGTAAATTTCAACTGGAAAAACAG GCCAGCAAGGAGAAGATATCGGTTGGCCATTTCGACGTCCATGAGCTTGCGGTGTTTGTCCGGAACCCTGCTGGGCACTACGAGGCAATCAACCGGAGCCGGTCAAACTACTACCTCTCTGAGGAGTCGGTGGCCCTGTTCACGGAGCCCCACCTTCCTCGGCAGCCCGCCTACATAATCGGCCAGATCGTGCACATTGAGCGGCGCGCGGTAAAGCACACTGACCAGAACGAAGCCTCGCCGCGCCCTGGCGCCCATCGGCGGTCTGCGCCGAACAGCAACCCCTACGGCCTGCCGGCAGGCCGCGAGTACTTCGTGGTGACGGTGGCGATGCTGCCTGACACTGCTGCCACTGCTCGTTGA